In a single window of the Patescibacteria group bacterium genome:
- a CDS encoding nucleotidyl transferase AbiEii/AbiGii toxin family protein, translating to MILSNKKDAIHRAWLYRVLISIVDNPNFNDLYFKEGTCAAMLGFLDRFSVDLDFDFVGRTEDILKIKNELKSVFKDLGLEIKDESEIVPQFFLRYPTKDPGERNTLKIDITFPAPKNNIYEMQKLIDVDRIVMCQNIETMFANKLVSLMDRYEKNGSIAGRDLYDIHHFFLNGFNHNEEVIKERTDLELKAFFLKLEKFIKEKITDKIISQDLNMLVDYEKFKTIRKTLKIETLMFIRNEIEKY from the coding sequence ATGATTTTATCAAATAAAAAAGATGCTATACACAGAGCGTGGTTATATAGAGTCCTTATAAGTATCGTAGACAATCCAAACTTCAACGACTTGTATTTCAAGGAAGGGACATGTGCTGCGATGCTTGGTTTTCTTGATAGATTTTCAGTAGATTTGGATTTTGATTTTGTTGGTAGAACGGAAGACATTTTAAAAATAAAAAATGAATTGAAAAGTGTATTTAAAGACCTTGGCTTAGAAATTAAAGATGAAAGTGAAATTGTACCCCAGTTTTTTTTGAGATATCCAACCAAAGACCCTGGGGAAAGGAACACCTTAAAAATAGATATAACTTTTCCAGCCCCAAAAAATAATATATATGAGATGCAAAAATTGATTGATGTGGACAGAATAGTCATGTGCCAAAATATTGAAACAATGTTTGCCAATAAACTGGTATCCCTCATGGATAGATATGAGAAAAATGGATCAATCGCAGGAAGAGATCTGTATGATATACACCATTTTTTCTTGAATGGTTTTAATCACAATGAGGAAGTAATAAAAGAAAGAACAGACCTTGAGCTAAAAGCTTTCTTTCTTAAGTTGGAAAAATTTATAAAAGAAAAAATAACAGATAAAATAATTTCTCAGGATTTGAATATGTTAGTTGATTATGAAAAGTTCAAAACAATAAGAAAGACTTTAAAAATAGAGACGCTAATGTTTATAAGAAATGAAATAGAAAAATACTAA